A genomic window from Cytobacillus suaedae includes:
- a CDS encoding D-alanyl-D-alanine carboxypeptidase, with amino-acid sequence MRIKNQSKLIVSILTIFLLSIYMNPTNIASAETDSLGIEAEGAILIEASTGKILYEKNADKVLGIASMSKMMTEYLLLEALEDGTVTPDQQYNVSDYVYRISQNRSLSNVPLRQDGTYSVQELYESMAIYSANGSTIAIAEIIAGSETNFVKMMNEKAAELGLKDYKFYNSTGLNNSDLLGLHPEGTGETDENVMSARATAKLAYHLLKDFPQLIETASIPRKTFREGTEDAIEMPNWNWMLPGLVYQHQDVDGIKTGSTSFAGYCFTGTAERDGVRYITVVMNTASQKARFDETRKMLDYAFSNYSIEQIFPEGYQIKDQSVLPVTKGKEKEVEVESNAPISVVLKRGESEKELYKAEYVFDQEVLSEDEGLVAPVEKGTKVGQLVVTYSGTNNYGFITPEGEQSLKADLITTGNVEKANWFSLMMRGIGGFFSDVWSSVANAVKGIF; translated from the coding sequence ATGAGAATTAAAAACCAGAGTAAGCTGATTGTTAGTATCCTTACGATCTTCTTACTATCTATTTATATGAATCCTACAAATATTGCATCAGCTGAAACTGACTCATTAGGAATTGAAGCTGAAGGAGCTATTTTAATAGAAGCATCAACAGGTAAGATTTTATATGAAAAGAACGCAGATAAAGTTCTAGGTATTGCAAGTATGTCAAAAATGATGACAGAATATCTCTTACTAGAAGCATTGGAAGATGGTACAGTAACACCAGATCAACAATACAATGTAAGTGATTATGTTTATCGAATCTCTCAAAATAGAAGTTTATCGAATGTTCCATTAAGACAAGATGGCACATATAGTGTTCAAGAATTGTACGAATCTATGGCGATTTATTCTGCAAATGGTTCAACAATTGCGATTGCTGAAATTATTGCAGGATCAGAAACAAATTTTGTTAAAATGATGAATGAAAAAGCTGCAGAATTAGGGTTAAAAGACTATAAATTCTATAATTCTACTGGGCTAAATAATTCAGACCTTCTTGGACTGCACCCTGAAGGAACAGGAGAAACTGACGAAAATGTCATGTCAGCAAGAGCAACAGCTAAATTAGCTTATCATTTATTAAAAGATTTTCCGCAATTAATTGAAACAGCTAGTATACCAAGAAAGACCTTTAGAGAAGGTACTGAGGACGCAATTGAGATGCCGAACTGGAACTGGATGTTACCGGGATTAGTATATCAACATCAAGATGTAGACGGAATTAAAACGGGTTCCACTAGTTTTGCTGGTTATTGCTTTACTGGAACAGCAGAGAGAGATGGCGTTCGCTATATTACAGTTGTAATGAATACAGCAAGTCAAAAAGCACGTTTTGATGAAACAAGAAAGATGCTAGATTATGCTTTCAGTAACTATTCAATCGAACAGATTTTTCCTGAAGGCTATCAGATCAAAGATCAGTCTGTATTACCTGTAACGAAGGGTAAGGAAAAAGAAGTTGAAGTTGAATCAAATGCACCTATTAGCGTTGTATTGAAACGTGGAGAATCAGAAAAAGAATTATACAAGGCAGAGTATGTCTTTGATCAAGAAGTTTTATCAGAAGATGAAGGATTAGTAGCACCTGTAGAAAAAGGTACAAAAGTTGGTCAATTAGTCGTTACCTATAGTGGAACGAATAATTATGGATTTATCACTCCTGAAGGAGAACAATCACTAAAGGCAGATCTTATTACAACAGGTAATGTAGAGAAGGCAAATTGGTTCTCATTAATGATGAGAGGCATTGGTGGTTTCTTCTCAGATGTTTGGTCTAGTGTTGCTAATGCAGTAAAAGGTATATTCTAA
- the guaB gene encoding IMP dehydrogenase, whose product MWETKFAKEGLTFDDVLLVPAKSEILPRDVNTSVALTKSLKLNIPIISAGMDTVTEAEMAISIARQGGLGIVHKNMSIEQQAEQVDKVKRSESGVISDPFFLTPEHQVFDAEHLMGKYRISGVPIVNNTDEQKLVGILTNRDLRFIQDYSIPISDVMTKENLVTAPVGTTLEQAEKILQRYKIEKLPLIDENGVLKGLITIKDIEKVIEFPHSAKDQHGRLLVGAAVGVTADTLLRVEKLVKAQVDVIVVDTAHGHSAGVLKTVREIREAYPSLNIIAGNVATAEATRDLIEAGANVVKVGIGPGSICTTRVVAGVGVPQITAVYDCATEARKHGVSIIADGGIKYSGDIVKALAAGGHAVMLGSMLAGVSESPGETEIFQGRRFKVYRGMGSVGAMEKGSKDRYFQEENKKFVPEGIEGRLPYKGPLSDTIYQLVGGLRSGMGYCGTKDLQELREEAQFVRMTGAGLRESHPHDVQITKEAPNYSLS is encoded by the coding sequence GTGTGGGAAACAAAGTTTGCTAAAGAAGGTCTAACGTTTGATGATGTGTTATTAGTACCAGCAAAATCGGAAATACTGCCACGAGATGTAAATACAAGTGTTGCTTTAACAAAGAGTTTAAAGCTAAATATCCCAATCATTAGTGCGGGAATGGATACGGTTACGGAAGCAGAAATGGCTATTTCGATAGCGCGACAAGGTGGACTAGGTATCGTTCATAAAAATATGTCCATTGAACAACAGGCTGAACAGGTAGATAAAGTAAAACGCTCTGAAAGTGGTGTTATTTCAGACCCATTCTTCTTAACTCCTGAGCATCAAGTATTTGATGCAGAGCATTTAATGGGGAAATACCGAATCTCTGGTGTACCTATTGTAAATAACACTGATGAGCAAAAGCTTGTTGGAATTTTAACAAACCGTGATTTAAGGTTTATTCAAGATTATTCAATCCCAATTTCAGACGTAATGACTAAAGAAAACCTTGTTACAGCACCAGTTGGAACCACACTAGAACAAGCAGAAAAAATACTACAAAGATATAAAATTGAAAAACTCCCTTTAATCGATGAGAACGGTGTATTAAAAGGTCTAATTACAATTAAGGATATTGAAAAAGTAATTGAATTCCCACATTCAGCTAAAGATCAACATGGTCGATTGTTAGTAGGGGCAGCTGTAGGAGTAACTGCTGATACCCTCCTTCGTGTTGAAAAGTTAGTAAAGGCACAAGTAGATGTCATTGTAGTAGATACTGCACATGGTCATTCGGCAGGTGTATTAAAAACAGTTCGTGAAATAAGAGAAGCCTATCCTAGTCTAAATATTATTGCAGGTAATGTTGCAACTGCTGAAGCAACAAGAGATTTAATTGAAGCAGGTGCTAATGTTGTAAAGGTTGGAATTGGACCAGGATCTATTTGTACAACTCGTGTTGTTGCTGGTGTTGGAGTTCCTCAAATAACAGCAGTTTATGACTGTGCAACAGAAGCTAGAAAGCATGGAGTGTCCATCATTGCAGATGGTGGAATTAAATATTCTGGAGATATCGTTAAAGCACTAGCAGCTGGAGGACATGCTGTTATGCTAGGAAGTATGTTAGCTGGAGTATCAGAGAGTCCTGGTGAAACAGAAATCTTCCAGGGTCGTCGTTTCAAAGTATATCGTGGAATGGGATCTGTGGGTGCAATGGAAAAAGGAAGTAAGGATCGCTACTTCCAAGAGGAGAACAAAAAGTTTGTACCAGAAGGTATTGAAGGACGTCTGCCTTATAAAGGCCCACTTTCTGATACAATCTATCAATTAGTTGGTGGTTTACGTTCAGGTATGGGGTATTGTGGAACAAAAGATCTACAGGAACTACGTGAAGAAGCTCAGTTTGTGCGCATGACTGGTGCAGGCTTAAGAGAAAGTCACCCACATGATGTACAAATTACAAAGGAAGCACCAAATTACTCACTATCCTAG
- a CDS encoding HD-GYP domain-containing protein, with amino-acid sequence MRVSTSQLQTGCILTKDILSLTNKPILPKKTVITDDHIDVIKAFLVKDIYVDSMLVNGEPFRPTEVLDEEETIEVVEVESTTGQYLKTVKEYKKLFSNWQAGAQIDIAKVRNIIIPLFERMIDYPSDILQLHHYATKDDYLSHHSVVVGLLSGLIGKKLNYDKGECIQLTLAGLLSDCGMSKIDPRILSKKSSLTSSEYSEVKNHPLHSYRMLEKIPVLKESVKLAVFQHHERVDGSGYMLGVTGEKLHPFGKIVAVADIFNAMTSERPYSGKQAPFKVLEQIIQDSFGKFDLKTVQALTSIVANLTIGTNVRLSSGQIGEVVFVETKSPTRPMVKLTQTSEFIQLDKNREIFIEEVL; translated from the coding sequence ATGAGAGTGAGTACAAGCCAGTTACAAACAGGTTGTATCTTAACAAAAGATATTCTTTCTTTAACCAATAAGCCTATCTTACCAAAGAAAACAGTCATAACTGATGACCATATTGATGTCATAAAAGCTTTTTTGGTAAAAGACATTTATGTTGATTCCATGTTAGTAAATGGTGAGCCTTTCAGACCGACAGAAGTTCTTGATGAAGAAGAGACCATTGAAGTAGTTGAAGTAGAATCAACAACTGGTCAATACTTGAAAACAGTGAAGGAATATAAAAAACTATTTTCAAATTGGCAAGCAGGAGCCCAGATTGATATTGCAAAAGTACGTAATATCATTATTCCATTATTTGAAAGAATGATTGATTATCCAAGTGACATTTTACAATTACATCATTATGCAACAAAAGATGATTATTTATCTCACCATTCCGTAGTCGTTGGTTTACTCTCAGGTCTGATTGGAAAAAAACTAAACTATGATAAAGGTGAGTGCATACAACTAACACTAGCGGGATTATTAAGTGATTGCGGCATGTCTAAAATAGATCCTAGAATTCTATCAAAGAAGTCATCGCTCACTTCATCAGAATATAGTGAAGTTAAAAATCATCCATTACACAGTTACAGAATGTTAGAGAAGATTCCTGTTTTAAAAGAAAGTGTCAAACTAGCTGTATTTCAACACCATGAGCGAGTAGATGGTAGTGGATATATGCTAGGAGTAACAGGGGAAAAATTACATCCATTTGGTAAAATTGTTGCAGTTGCTGATATATTTAATGCAATGACTTCAGAGCGACCTTACAGTGGTAAACAAGCACCATTCAAAGTTTTAGAACAAATTATTCAAGATAGTTTTGGCAAATTTGATCTTAAAACGGTACAAGCACTTACAAGTATAGTGGCCAATCTGACAATTGGTACAAATGTTAGATTATCATCAGGACAAATTGGTGAAGTTGTATTTGTTGAGACAAAGTCACCTACTAGGCCAATGGTGAAACTAACCCAGACATCAGAGTTTATTCAGTTAGATAAGAATAGAGAAATATTCATTGAAGAAGTTTTATAA
- the pdxT gene encoding pyridoxal 5'-phosphate synthase glutaminase subunit PdxT, with the protein MVKIGVLGLQGAVREHVRSIEASNAEAVVVKKIEQLDELDGLIIPGGESTTMRRLIDKYHFMEPLRDFAASGKPMFGTCAGLILLAKNIVGYDQPHLGLMDITVERNSFGRQRESFEAELMIPNVADDFVGVFIRAPHIVHAGENVEVLSKHNDRIVAAREGQYLGCSFHPELTDDHRLTQYFVNMVEEAKEKNLV; encoded by the coding sequence ATGGTTAAGATTGGCGTTTTAGGTCTTCAAGGTGCAGTACGAGAGCATGTAAGATCAATTGAAGCATCTAATGCAGAAGCCGTTGTGGTTAAGAAAATAGAGCAATTGGATGAACTAGATGGTTTAATTATTCCAGGTGGCGAAAGTACAACAATGCGCCGTTTAATTGATAAATATCATTTTATGGAACCGCTTCGTGATTTTGCAGCATCAGGTAAACCAATGTTTGGGACATGTGCAGGCTTAATTCTGTTAGCAAAAAATATCGTAGGGTATGACCAGCCTCATCTGGGGTTAATGGACATAACGGTTGAGCGAAATTCATTTGGTCGTCAACGTGAAAGCTTCGAAGCTGAACTAATGATACCAAATGTTGCTGACGATTTTGTAGGAGTCTTTATTCGTGCCCCACATATTGTACATGCAGGAGAAAATGTTGAGGTTTTATCTAAGCATAATGACCGAATTGTTGCGGCAAGAGAAGGTCAATACCTTGGCTGTTCATTCCATCCAGAATTAACGGATGACCATCGTTTAACACAATACTTTGTGAACATGGTTGAAGAAGCTAAGGAAAAAAATCTTGTATAA
- a CDS encoding YaaC family protein: MKDQHQIWHSFSAFHSATTIQNLLLRCYKRQNFEDADKKSYDNCYPFIYYLEHGQNYYQLATNAPLAIKPVLLFYGMVQLLKACLLTVDPQYPESTSVLAHGVSTRKRKKQSYEFSQDEVKIQKNGLFTHFSEKMFHVKHLDGEKYSMNQLLRRIPELSNLFKLHYQLEYFCKIEKAQEDIVRFPISLLDKYHMTSRRFHDFISEALPFQIEASEEDQNVKDYLSFKIVDRKQISPIHSSPLYYHLYEDSYYVSTNRDDLVNFPEIMVHYLLLYNLSMISRYETEWWSELLHSYSSNDYPFINQFLTVSAEKVPYLLYLFLNQQIKND, translated from the coding sequence TTGAAAGATCAACATCAGATATGGCACTCTTTTTCCGCATTCCATTCAGCAACTACGATTCAAAACTTATTGTTGCGCTGTTACAAAAGACAAAACTTTGAAGATGCGGATAAAAAAAGCTATGATAACTGCTATCCATTTATTTATTATCTAGAACATGGACAAAATTACTATCAATTAGCAACCAACGCTCCACTAGCTATAAAGCCAGTGCTATTATTTTACGGAATGGTCCAATTACTTAAAGCCTGCCTATTAACAGTAGACCCACAGTATCCCGAGTCAACATCTGTTTTAGCTCACGGAGTATCTACAAGAAAAAGAAAGAAACAAAGTTATGAGTTTTCTCAAGATGAAGTGAAAATACAAAAGAATGGACTGTTTACTCACTTTTCTGAAAAAATGTTTCATGTGAAACATTTAGATGGAGAAAAGTACTCAATGAACCAATTATTAAGGAGAATTCCAGAACTATCCAACCTTTTTAAGCTGCACTATCAGTTAGAATACTTTTGTAAAATAGAAAAAGCACAAGAAGATATAGTAAGATTTCCAATAAGTTTACTCGATAAATACCACATGACTTCTCGTAGGTTTCATGATTTTATTAGTGAAGCCCTACCTTTTCAGATTGAGGCATCCGAGGAAGATCAAAATGTGAAGGATTACCTATCCTTTAAAATCGTAGATAGAAAACAAATCAGTCCCATTCACTCTTCTCCTTTATACTATCATCTCTATGAAGATTCTTATTACGTATCAACTAACCGTGATGACTTAGTTAACTTTCCTGAAATAATGGTACACTATTTGCTGCTCTATAATTTAAGTATGATATCTAGATATGAAACTGAATGGTGGAGTGAACTGCTTCATTCTTACTCTAGTAATGATTATCCATTTATTAATCAATTTTTAACAGTTTCTGCTGAAAAAGTACCTTATTTACTCTATCTTTTTTTGAACCAGCAAATAAAAAACGATTAA
- the pdxS gene encoding pyridoxal 5'-phosphate synthase lyase subunit PdxS — MNNTGTDRVKRGMAEMQKGGVIMDVVNAEQARIAEEAGAVAVMALERVPADIRAAGGVSRMADPTIVEEVMKAVTIPVMAKARIGHIVEARILEAMGVDYIDESEVLTPADEEYHLFKRDYTVPFVCGCRDLGEATRRIAEGASMLRTKGEPGTGNIVEAVRHMRKVNAQIKKVAGMSEDELMTEAKNLGAPFELLLQIKREGRLPVVNFAAGGVATPADAALMMQLGADGVFVGSGIFKSDNPAKFARAIVEATTHYQDYELIAKLSKGLGSAMKGIEISSLLPDQRMQERGW; from the coding sequence ATGAACAATACAGGTACAGATCGTGTAAAACGTGGTATGGCAGAAATGCAAAAGGGCGGCGTAATTATGGACGTTGTCAATGCTGAGCAAGCGAGAATTGCTGAAGAAGCTGGTGCTGTTGCTGTTATGGCACTAGAGCGTGTTCCAGCTGATATTCGAGCAGCGGGTGGAGTATCTCGTATGGCAGACCCAACAATTGTTGAAGAAGTAATGAAAGCGGTAACGATTCCTGTTATGGCAAAAGCTCGTATCGGACATATCGTTGAGGCTCGTATATTAGAGGCAATGGGTGTAGACTACATTGACGAAAGTGAAGTGTTAACACCTGCCGATGAAGAGTATCATTTATTCAAACGTGATTACACAGTACCATTCGTTTGTGGTTGCCGTGATTTAGGAGAAGCAACTCGTCGTATTGCTGAAGGAGCTTCAATGCTACGTACGAAAGGTGAGCCAGGTACAGGGAACATTGTAGAGGCTGTTCGCCATATGCGTAAAGTTAATGCTCAGATTAAAAAGGTTGCTGGTATGAGCGAAGATGAATTAATGACTGAAGCAAAAAACCTAGGTGCTCCATTTGAATTATTACTTCAAATTAAGCGTGAAGGTCGTCTTCCTGTAGTTAACTTTGCAGCGGGTGGAGTTGCAACTCCAGCAGACGCAGCACTTATGATGCAACTTGGAGCTGACGGTGTATTTGTTGGTTCAGGTATTTTTAAATCAGACAATCCTGCAAAATTTGCTCGTGCGATTGTAGAAGCAACTACGCACTATCAAGATTATGAGTTAATCGCTAAACTTTCAAAAGGTTTAGGTTCAGCAATGAAAGGTATCGAAATTTCATCACTATTACCAGATCAACGTATGCAAGAGCGCGGCTGGTAA